A single Phoenix dactylifera cultivar Barhee BC4 chromosome 1, palm_55x_up_171113_PBpolish2nd_filt_p, whole genome shotgun sequence DNA region contains:
- the LOC103713989 gene encoding CASP-like protein 1D1 codes for MASTDPKPELSKMTTESRPVRPTTPINFLQADLALRFLLFSTTLVSLVLMVTSKQTKLVNVPLYPIPVIMHAKFNYSPALIYFVAAISLALLHSVLTGLVSALSIYKPAPATKLLLVLAFLDSLIPGGGRFSYRSSGLYCIHWIEGKLSY; via the exons ATGGCCTCCACCGACCCGAAACCTGAACTCAGCAAGATGACTACTGAGTCGAGGCCTGTCAGGCCGACGACGCCGATCAacttcctccaagctgacctagCCCTTAGGTTCTTATTGTTCTCTACGACGCTGGTATCTCTTGTTCTCATGGTCACAAGCAAGCAAACTAAGCTTGTGAATGTTCCACTCTATCCAATTCCTGTGATCATGCATGCAAAATTTAACTACTCACCTGCCCTCAT ATATTTTGTCGCGGCGATTTCTTTGGCTTTATTGCATAGTGTGCTGACAGGGCTTGTATCTGCCCTTTCGATCTATAAACCAGCACCAGCAACTAAGTTGTTGTTAGTTTTAGCCTTCTTGGATTcg TTAATCCCTGGGGGTGGTCGCTTCAGCTACCGGAGCAGTGGCCTCTATTGCATACATTGGATTGAAGGGAAACTCTCATATTGA
- the LOC103713988 gene encoding CASP-like protein 1D1 gives MATTEVITETTTTTDYGKTMPESGYVPPSSPPNFFVVDFALRLLLLASTVSSLVVLVTSKQTRTLPANFAPPFSFVTRDAYFKDSPALIYLLVALSVAGLYSIITILASGFAISRPSPSTKLLFHLIVFDALMAAILASATGTAGSVAYIGLKGNSHVGWTKICNVYGKFCRHIGASAAVALVASIVLVLLVVLSSYSLYRRSH, from the exons ATGGCTACCACTGAGGTGATCACTgagaccaccaccaccaccgatTACGGCAAGACCATGCCGGAATCCGGTTACGTTCCTCCCAGCTCTCCCCCCAACTTCTTCGTTGTGGACTTCGCCCTAAGGCTTCTCCTTCTGGCGTCGACGGTGTCTTCGCTTGTGGTGCTGGTTACAAGCAAGCAAACCAGAACCTTGCCCGCCAACTTTGCCCCACCATTTTCATTTGTCACCCGTGATGCCTACTTCAAAGATTCTCCAGCCTTGAT ATACCTATTGGTGGCGCTTTCAGTTGCTGGTTTGTACAGCATCATCACAATCCTTGCTTCCGGCTTTGCCATCTCACGCCCCTCTCCATCAACAAAGCTGTTGTTCCATTTAATTGTCTTTGATGCA TTGATGGCAGCAATTTTGGCTTCAGCCACAGGTACTGCAGGATCGGTCGCATACATTGGTTTGAAGGGAAACTCTCATGTTGGATGGACCAAGATTTGCAATGTCTATGGAAAATTTTGCAGGCACATTGGGGCCTCAGCAGCCGTCGCTCTCGTGGCATCAATCGTCCTAGTCTTACTCGTCGTGCTCTCATCGTACTCGCTCTACCGTCGAAGCCATTGA